The window CTTAATCTAGTTGTATTTCCGCTTAAAACATTTAATTGATGTGTAATAAAAACGGAAGGGACCTGTTTAGAAATCACACCCATCCGATTATCAGAGATGATGCCTTGTATATTATAATCGACAACTATTTGCTTAATAGCGTTGCGCTCTCTTTTTATAGCCTTTTTAATTTTTGGTAATTGTAACAACATATGCCATTTAAACCATTGTTTAGATTTAGCATATTTAATATTGTAAGAAGGTAATTTTATAAACGTAAGGGATTCAAATTCTTTTTCAAGTAAGCGTAATGCTTGACCATCGCTAGCAATAATTGGTTCAAAGCCTTCGGTAAGCAATGCGTTAATTATCGGTATGCAACGCGTGGCATGACCAATTCCCCAATTTAAAGGCGCAACAAGAATTCTTTTTTTCATTATAGTAATTTGGGCGTTACCTAAAAGGTCAGGCTGTCCGTTATATCTTTTTTTGCCATATATGGCAGCAAAAAAAGGATGCCACTTCCATCCTTAACGCAGTAAAATATCAAAATCAAAGGTAATCATAAACCTACTTAACTATATTTCCTTAATTTTACGCCAGAAACAACAAATAGTTAAGAACGTGGGGAGTAAGAATAAGCAAAAAAGATTTAGAGAGAATGAAACCTTTGATAATGTGTTTCAGCCATCTAGAAGCCAATTAGTGGACGAGGTTTACGAGCATAAAGGACATTGGAATAAAAACGTCTTTAAAAACGACAACCCATTAGTACTAGAGTTAGGTTGTGGTAAAGGAGAGTACAGTGTTGCTTTGGGTAAAAAATATCCGAATAAAAATTTTATAGGTATAGATATTAAAGGAGCGCGTTTTTGGAGAGGAGCCAAAACTGCAACAGAAGATGGTATGCCAAACGTTGCTTTTATCCGTACTCAAATTGAGTTGGTAGAATCTGTTTTTGCAGAAAATGAAGTTGACGAAATCTGGATAACATTTCCGGATCCACAAATAAAATACAAGCGTACCAAACACAGAATGACAAATTCTACGTTTTTAAAACGTTACAAAAATATTTTAAAGCCTGATGGAATCATGAATCTTAAAACGGACTCCGAGTTTATGCACGGGTATACCTTAGGGCTATTGCATGGTGAAGGTCATGAGGTTTTGCAGTCTAATAATGACGTGTATAGACAAGAAGGGAGTCCGGAAGACGTGACAGCTATCCAAACACATTACGAGAGTATCTATTTGGAACAAAACAAACCAATTACGTATATTCGATTCAAAATTAACTAACTATTGAATTTAACAATTACTTTTTTTACAAGCCTACTAATTGCTTTAGTTGGAGTAATCCCTCCGGGACTTCTCAACATGACTGCTGCAAAAATCAGTATAAAGGAAGGCTATAGTCGTGGTTTAGTATTTTCTTTAGGCGTTTGCATCATCGTGATTGTGCAAACACTAATAGCGGTTATTTTTGCGCGTTATTTAAGTAAGCATCCAGAGACCGTTCAAATATTACAGCGTGTCGCTTTTGTTTTGTTTGTTTTGATAACGGTTTACTTTTTTCTTTTGGCAAAAAAAGAAGCTAAACCAGAAAAAGAACGCGAAAGAAAAAGCAAACGAAGTCAGTTTTTTTATGGGATGTTTCTATCAGCTTTAAACGTGTTTCCTATTCCTTATCAGGCATATATGAGTGTTACATTGGCTAGCTTGGGTTTAATAACATTGGATAATGTTAATGTCGCAACTTATGTGGCAGGAGCTGCTATAGGCACATTTATAATGCTTTATTTGTATGTGTTTTTCTTGAAGAAAATTAAAAACGAAAAATTAAAGTCGCAAAAAAACATGAACTATATTATTGGTTCTATTACAGGAGTGATCGCAATTATTACTTTTATAAATATTGCCAAAGACTTTTAATTCGATGAAGCCAGAAACGCTTAATTTTTTTGAGAAAGTGTACGAAGTGGCTAAGCAGATTCCATATGGTCGTGTGACCAGTTATGGTGCTATTGCTAATTATTTAGGGGCCAATCGTGGTGCCAGAATGGTTGGGTATGCCATGAATGGTTCTCATAATAAAGAGGTTCCCGCACACCGCGTAGTAAATCGCAAAGGCTTGCTAACTGGAAAACATCATTTTGATGGGACTAATTTAATGCAGCAATTATTAGAGAGTGAGGGTGTTGAGGTTATTGATAACCAAATACAAAATTTGGATACAGTCTTTTGGAATCCTTCAGAGTTGTTATAAATTCCAACTATCGCACCATAAAAAAACAACAAACCAACCACTTTATCTTTCAAGCTTTATGTAGTATCTTTGCACTTTAGAATCATTCTGAATTAGTTAATAATTACCAAGAGTTGGTTTTGAGAGTCGGACAACAGTCTAATTTCTCCATTCTAATCTCTTTTTTTCTAGCAAAAAAATGAAATTAAACAAGCAAGATATACTTAAAGCCTTAGAAACTATAACCGTTCCTGGAGAAGGTCAAAATATGGTCGAAAGCGGAGCAATAACAAACGTTGTCACTTTTGCAGACGAGGTTATTGTAGACATTACAATAAAAAACCCAGCGCTTCAAGCACGTAAAAAGACGGAAGTAGAAATTCTACAAGCCATCCATAAAAACGTATACGAAAAAGCTAAAATTAAAATAAACGTTACAGTGGACGCACCAGAAAAGTCAGCACCTAATGTTATCAAAGGAAAACATATTCCGGGTATCAAAAATATTGTAGCTGTAGCTTCAGGAAAAGGAGGTGTAGGTAAATCTACAGTAACTGCAAACCTAGCGGTTACATTAGCAAAAATGGGCTTTAAAGTAGGTGTTTTAGACGCTGATATTTATGGGCCATCAATGCCAATTATGTTTGATGTGGCATCAGAACGTCCATTATCAACAACAGTAGACGGTAAATCAAAAATGAAACCTGTAGAAAACTACGGGGTTAAAATATTATCTATCGGGTTTTTTACAAAACCAGATCAAGCAGTCGTTTGGAGAGGGCCAATGGCAGCCAAAGCATTAAATCAAATGATTTTTGATGCGGCTTGGGGCGAGT is drawn from Psychroserpens sp. NJDZ02 and contains these coding sequences:
- a CDS encoding MGMT family protein; translated protein: MKPETLNFFEKVYEVAKQIPYGRVTSYGAIANYLGANRGARMVGYAMNGSHNKEVPAHRVVNRKGLLTGKHHFDGTNLMQQLLESEGVEVIDNQIQNLDTVFWNPSELL
- a CDS encoding LysE family translocator; its protein translation is MNLTITFFTSLLIALVGVIPPGLLNMTAAKISIKEGYSRGLVFSLGVCIIVIVQTLIAVIFARYLSKHPETVQILQRVAFVLFVLITVYFFLLAKKEAKPEKERERKSKRSQFFYGMFLSALNVFPIPYQAYMSVTLASLGLITLDNVNVATYVAGAAIGTFIMLYLYVFFLKKIKNEKLKSQKNMNYIIGSITGVIAIITFINIAKDF
- a CDS encoding Mrp/NBP35 family ATP-binding protein, with translation MKLNKQDILKALETITVPGEGQNMVESGAITNVVTFADEVIVDITIKNPALQARKKTEVEILQAIHKNVYEKAKIKINVTVDAPEKSAPNVIKGKHIPGIKNIVAVASGKGGVGKSTVTANLAVTLAKMGFKVGVLDADIYGPSMPIMFDVASERPLSTTVDGKSKMKPVENYGVKILSIGFFTKPDQAVVWRGPMAAKALNQMIFDAAWGELDFLLLDLPPGTGDIHLSIMQSLPITGAVIVSTPQTVALADAKKGVAMFQQDSINVPVLGIIENMAYFTPAELPDNKYYIFGKEGAKHLAEDLQVPLLGELPLVQSIREAGDVGRPAAMQTGTPLEKAFEKITQNVVQQVVDRNDNLPATEAIKITTMAGCSAVNKK
- the trmB gene encoding tRNA (guanosine(46)-N7)-methyltransferase TrmB, whose protein sequence is MGSKNKQKRFRENETFDNVFQPSRSQLVDEVYEHKGHWNKNVFKNDNPLVLELGCGKGEYSVALGKKYPNKNFIGIDIKGARFWRGAKTATEDGMPNVAFIRTQIELVESVFAENEVDEIWITFPDPQIKYKRTKHRMTNSTFLKRYKNILKPDGIMNLKTDSEFMHGYTLGLLHGEGHEVLQSNNDVYRQEGSPEDVTAIQTHYESIYLEQNKPITYIRFKIN